In Musa acuminata AAA Group cultivar baxijiao chromosome BXJ3-9, Cavendish_Baxijiao_AAA, whole genome shotgun sequence, a single genomic region encodes these proteins:
- the LOC103999200 gene encoding myb family transcription factor PHL8 isoform X1 gives MDSKPRLKWTSQLHQLFVDAVSQLGGVDKATPKYVMRVMGVPGLTLHHLKSHLQKYRLAKNRESSILRGNRRRDAKVTHQWTSEDATTQDEANEAPPQCEYAGITNCPYLDSSACSVDSAHQNVLCVGYRTTLKMQMEVQRKLQEQIEVQRHLQLRIEAQGKYLQSVLKKAQEALAGYSSSAIGIEAVRTELSELVSAMDTECLSSSISPGDSSAESCLTCGDVMETKEGNSLKQDDSSSALHRSQESDEFSQKTTKRMQNDVHDDLCRAKRSCRRSSFTIQEELDLNI, from the exons ATGGATTCCAAGCCGCGACTGAAATGGACTTCTCAGCTTCATCAACTCTTCGTCGACGCCGTCTCTCAGCTCGGCGGAGTCGATA AAGCTACACCCAAGTACGTGATGCGTGTAATGGGAGTTCCCGGACTTACTCTGCACCACCTGAAGAGCCATCTGCAG AAATATAGACTAGCGAAGAATCGAGAATCGAGCATTCTCCGCGGAAACAGGCGACGAG ATGCCAAGGTCACGCACCAGTGGACTTCGGAGGACGCAACCACCCAGGACGAGGCGAACGAAGCACCACCGCAGTGCGAGTACGCGGGGATCACCAACTGTCCTTATCTTGATTCATCAGCTTGCAGCGTTGACTCTGCTCACCAAAATGTTCTCTGTGTTGGCTACAGAACCACGTTAAAGATGCAGATGGAGGTCCAGAGAAAGCTGCAGGAACAGATCGAG gTGCAGAGACACTTGCAGCTCCGGATCGAAGCCCAGGGGAAGTACTTGCAGTCGGTGTTGAAGAAAGCCCAGGAAGCACTTGCTGGATACAGCTCGAGTGCCATCGGAATCGAAGCTGTCAGGACCGAGCTCTCGGAGTTAGTCTCGGCTATGGACACGGAATGCCTGAGCTCCTCCATCTCCCCTGGTGATAGCTCCGCGGAGAGTTGCTTAACTTGTGGTGATGTGATGGAGACAAAAGAAGGGAACTCGTTAAAGCAAGACGACAGCTCGTCTGCACTCCATCGGAGCCAGGAATCCGATGAGTTCAGTCAGAAGACGACGAAGAGAATGCAGAACGATGTGCACGACGATCTTTGCAGAGCCAAGAGAAGCTGCCGACGGAGTAGCTTTACCATACAAGAAGAGCTTGACCTGAACATATAG
- the LOC103999200 gene encoding myb family transcription factor PHL8 isoform X2, whose protein sequence is MDSKPRLKWTSQLHQLFVDAVSQLGGVDKATPKYVMRVMGVPGLTLHHLKSHLQKYRLAKNRESSILRGNRRRDAKVTHQWTSEDATTQDEANEAPPQCETTLKMQMEVQRKLQEQIEVQRHLQLRIEAQGKYLQSVLKKAQEALAGYSSSAIGIEAVRTELSELVSAMDTECLSSSISPGDSSAESCLTCGDVMETKEGNSLKQDDSSSALHRSQESDEFSQKTTKRMQNDVHDDLCRAKRSCRRSSFTIQEELDLNI, encoded by the exons ATGGATTCCAAGCCGCGACTGAAATGGACTTCTCAGCTTCATCAACTCTTCGTCGACGCCGTCTCTCAGCTCGGCGGAGTCGATA AAGCTACACCCAAGTACGTGATGCGTGTAATGGGAGTTCCCGGACTTACTCTGCACCACCTGAAGAGCCATCTGCAG AAATATAGACTAGCGAAGAATCGAGAATCGAGCATTCTCCGCGGAAACAGGCGACGAG ATGCCAAGGTCACGCACCAGTGGACTTCGGAGGACGCAACCACCCAGGACGAGGCGAACGAAGCACCACCGCAGTGCGA AACCACGTTAAAGATGCAGATGGAGGTCCAGAGAAAGCTGCAGGAACAGATCGAG gTGCAGAGACACTTGCAGCTCCGGATCGAAGCCCAGGGGAAGTACTTGCAGTCGGTGTTGAAGAAAGCCCAGGAAGCACTTGCTGGATACAGCTCGAGTGCCATCGGAATCGAAGCTGTCAGGACCGAGCTCTCGGAGTTAGTCTCGGCTATGGACACGGAATGCCTGAGCTCCTCCATCTCCCCTGGTGATAGCTCCGCGGAGAGTTGCTTAACTTGTGGTGATGTGATGGAGACAAAAGAAGGGAACTCGTTAAAGCAAGACGACAGCTCGTCTGCACTCCATCGGAGCCAGGAATCCGATGAGTTCAGTCAGAAGACGACGAAGAGAATGCAGAACGATGTGCACGACGATCTTTGCAGAGCCAAGAGAAGCTGCCGACGGAGTAGCTTTACCATACAAGAAGAGCTTGACCTGAACATATAG
- the LOC103999430 gene encoding uncharacterized protein LOC103999430, protein MARLSWCWLIVDHVLLGKGFDRWRRLSFFVHPVFVVLFQLYVFAQRLITSLSNPIFCAFRIARSVIVRCFLFYVSEVDEISSFTTNASQTPANPDAFQCIVTHDDCGGHLQVCSLRLYSEGGEDEDEEHEESSLHVEHSSILGELNFASASHHLFPGLQERPYELADEEDEESTASSVAYDLYDPRLSLDIYEYGDADRLDDHGGLMVQTEADPDIDEYSQHVSVFRTESKWVEIDLFYENYRGRMRWFDQLNDERRIAVSVVLGKKLGATSFHDRIDPLNFSFPVVAHKKLAKSIESDFELVYVGQSCLSWEALCHQHRKVKLISDAHRGCFHGEVAERFQQFQILLERFIETENSEGKRFWNYAQTKFCNAQLLQIPDVSGYVEDVGEGTKGETMEGSQVSEAIEKAMSSFWLFLRSDNKRCRGILKKLKLSDCQVEDPKDLQLFTSLSKEAHKKNVKMKALVKKSRSTKTTPPREEIQVENLICLVDINLVIRVLKMSVVTSAQLRWCHEKLSSIEFKQGIVRTPNAGGLLFPHS, encoded by the exons ATGGCTAGACTCTCATGGTGTTGGCTCATTGTAGATCATGTGCTGCTCGGTAAAGGATTCGATAGGTGGCGCCGATTGAGCTTCTTTGTCCACCCGGTCTTTGTTGTGCTTTTCCAGCTCTACGTGTTTGCGCAGCGGCTGATCACAAGCTTGTCGAATCCAATCTTTTGCGCCTTCCGTATCGCCCGCAGTGTCATCGTGAGATGTTTCCTGTTCTACGTTTCCGAGGTGGATGAGATCTCATCTTTCACGACCAATGCTTCTCAGACACCTGCAAATCCTGATGCGTTTCAGTGCATTGTGACACACGATGACTGCGGTGGTCATCTACAAGTCTGCAGCCTGAGACTGTACTCGGAAGGAGGTGAGGATGAAGACGAAGAGCATGAGGAATCGAGTCTTCATGTGGAACACTCGAGTATACTTGGGGAACTCAACTTCGCATCAGCAAGTCACCATCTATTTCCAGGTTTACAAGAGAGACCGTATGAACTTGCCGATGAAGAGGATGAGGAATCAACCGCAAGTAGCGTGGCATACGATTTATATGATCCAAGACTCTCGTTAGATATCTACGAGTATGGGGATGCAGATCGACTGGATGATCACGGAGGGTTGATGGTGCAAACAGAGGCTGATCCAGATATCGACGAGTATTCTCAACATGTCTCGGTATTCAGAACAGAAAGCAAATGGGTTGAAATCGATTTGTTCTACGAAAACTACAGAGGAAGGATGAGGTGGTTTGATCAACTCAATGACGAAAGAAGAATTGCAGTAA GTGTTGTTTTGGGCAAGAAACTGGGGGCTACAAGTTTCCATGACAGAATCGATCCTCTTAACTTTTCCTTCCCTGTAGTTGCTCACAAAAAGCTTGCCAAAAGCATAGAAAGCGATTTCGAGTTGGTGTACGTGGGTCAATCGTGCCTGAGTTGGGAAGCCCTCTGTCATCAGCATAGAAAAGTGAAGCTGATTTCTGATGCGCACAGGGGATGTTTCCATGGCGAAGTAGCAGAGAGGTTTCAGCAGTTTCAGATACTGCTGGAGAGGTTCATCGAGACCGAGAACTCTGAAGGCAAAAGGTTTTGGAATTATGCTCAAACTAAATTTTGTAATGCACAGCTTCTCCAAATTCCGGATGTTTCAG GTTATGTAGAGGATGTGGGAGAAGGTACGAAAGGAGAAACAATGGAGGGAAGCCAAGTCTCGGAGGCCATTGAGAAAGCCATGAGTTCCTTTTGGCTTTTCCTCAGAAGTGACAATAAAAGGTGTCGGGGAATCTTGAAGAAGCTCAAGTTGAGTGATTGCCAAGTGGAAGACCCAAAGGACTTGCAACTCTTTACCTCTTTATCCAAGGAAGCCCACAAG AAGAACGTGAAGATGAAGGCGTTGGTGAAGAAAAGCCGCAGCACGAAGACTACACCACCTCGTGAAGAAATCCAAGTCGAGAATTTGATTTGCTTGGTCGATATCAATCTAGTGATAAGGGTGCTAAAGATGTCAGTGGTCACATCTGCACAACTCAGGTGGTGTCATGAGAAGCTTAGTAGCATAGAGTTCAAGCAAGGAATTGTTCGGACTCCTAATGCCGGTGGTTTATTATTCCCACACTCGTAA